The genomic stretch TTCCAAAGGGGTCTGGGCAGGACCAGAGCTCCCCGACTTTGGCAGCTTCAACACAAACATGAGCAGACAGGACAGCATTCATTCTGGGGGAAATGTGACCAGGAGAGGAGGGTCACAGACATCACGCCTATGtgcacacgcgcgcgcgcacacacatacacacacacacacacataaatatacgtTTGTACCGTAACATCCCTTCCATTATCCACAGGTTTTTGTGAAGTCCTTCTGGGGTGTTAGGGGAGAGTGTCCCCAGGAAATGTCCCTAGCCACTGCCACCCCCATGCTCCATTCTATATAACTTGAAAgaagaaggccgggcacagtggctcacgcctgtaatcccagcaattggggaggccgaggcgggcggatcacttgaggtcaggagtttgagaccagcctggccaacgtagtgaaaccctgtctctactaaaaatacaaaaattagccagacatggtggcaggtgcctgtagtcccagctactcgagaggctgaaggaggagaatcgcttgaacccgggaggtggaggtggcagtgaacggagattgaaccactgccacctcagcctgggtgacacagtgagactccatctcaaaaacaaaacaaaaatcttgaaactgtctcaaaaaaaaaatcttgaaagaagacaCAGCGGGGTTCTTGAAAGAAGGCACAGAGAAGGCTCAAGGCTTCTCTCTGCCTTGCTCAGGAGACCTGGTACcttagctggggctgcaggtgtgGAGCTGAGAATAGCTTGGGGGGTGGCTGTTTTTGAAAGGAGGGTGTCTGTGCAAATATCACACCCAGAATTTTCTCAAGTTGCGCCTTGCATCAAGAGTCCCAAAGTCCTCCCCAGCCACCCAAACTCGTTTTTCTCACTTTTGGTGATTATTCTGTGCCCCAAATAGTGCAACTGAGCAATGAGGTCTGAGAATGAGGAATGGACCTCAGCCgccatcccctccccacctccagccGTGGTTTCCGGGCCTCAGAGAGACGGGGAGAAGTCGTCAAGTGGCAGCTGATGAAATTTGGGGAAGCTGTGGATTTGGGCTCTGGATGGTCAGAGAGGAGGCCTCTAGCTCCTCAGGACAGTGGTTCTGTAGTCGCACGAAGTTGCCCAGAGAAGGTGGCAGGAGGAATACATTCGAAAAGGAGAAATCGGTGCAGGACTAGGGGCCAgggaagaaaatgcagaaattCTTTGTACcgccaggtgaggtggcttacgcctgtaatcccacactttgggaggccaacacgggcagatcatgaggtcaggagttcgagaccagcctggccaacatggtgaaaccccgtctctactaaaaatacaaaaaaaaaaaaaaaaaaaaaaaaattacctgggcgtggtggtaggcacctgtaatcccagctactcaggaggctcaggctggagaatcgcttgaacctgggaggcggaggttgcagtgagctgagaccgtaccactgcactctccagcctgggcaacagagcgagacttcatctcaaaaaaaaaaaaaaaaaaaaaaaaaaaggccgggcacggtggctcacgcctgtaatcccagcactttgggaggccgaggcgggcggatcacgaggtcaggagatcaggaccatcctggctaacacggtgaaaccccatctctactaaaggtacaaaaaattagccaggtgtggtggcaggcgcctatagtcccagctacttgggaggctgaggcaggagaacgacatgaacccaggaggcggggcttgcggtgagccgagatcgcgccactgcactccagcctgggcagcagtgcaagattccgtctcaaaaaaaaaaaacaaaagaaatcctTTGTACCAGGTGGTAAAGTGCTCCTGACCTGAGCTCCCCTTAAATGCTGCCTGCCCTCACCCTGGCTCTTCACAGAtcccctgccctggcctccccagGATCCAGTTCTAAAGGGGTCACACTAGCCACTGGACTGGCCCTCAGGACCGCACTGCAACACTGCTATGTGACTAGTCAGTGCCTTATCTGGCCTTTCCAGGTGTGAAATATTTGCAACATCACCCAGGTCTGTGGGGCGGGGGCATCTGGCTCAGTAGCCCCACGTCTCTGTCTGGGGTCACCCAGTGGCCTCTCCATGAACCCCTCTGCCCTGGCCTGGTTGTTGGTCCACCCCCACCCTCAGACCACCGTGTTGCCCTCCAGAAACGTGGGTGACGTGGGCATGTGCATGCCCCTCTCCAGGGAGCTGGAGCTGCGGAGTGGCAGGAGGTGGTGGCCCGGGGTCCCGCCCCGCCTCCGTCCTTGCACCCCCACCCCCGGCCGACAGCACTGCAGCGGCCGAAGCACCTCCCGCCGCAGGTCCCGGCTGCGCCACGTGTAGATGACGGGGTTGAGCAGGGAATTCAGGGTGGAGAAGGCGAAAAAGTAGTGGGCTTTGTAGAGGATCGGGCAGGAGTGGACGGGACAGGCATAGTCCAGAAGGAGGATGCTGAAAGCGGGCAGCCAGCAGACGATAAAGACGCCTAGCACGATGGTGACCGTCTTGAGCAGGGCTAGCGTCTGCGGGGCGGCCACGTCAGCGTGGCTTGAGCGGACCACGCAGTAGATGCGCACGTACAGGGCCACGATGGCCAACAGGATGATGGAGAAGATGGTCACCACGCACAGCACATAATGCTTGGCGTAGAGAGGCAGGACAGTGGAGCAGGCTTCGAGGTGGCCCAGGCAGTTCCAGCCAAGGATGGGCAGGCCACCGAGGACCAACGAGATGAGCCACGAGGCCCCGATGAGCAGGAGCATGCGGCAGCTCTTGTCGCTGCCATACAGCTTGACCTTGGCAATGGCCACGTGGCGCTCAATGGCGATGGCCAGGAGGCTGAAGACAGAGGCCGAGAGCGtgatgaaggcagagccctcccGGGCAAACCACTGCACAGGCGTCAGCCTCAGCGTGACAGAGCCAGAGAGCAAGGTATTGGCTACGAAGGCCACGCCTGCCAGTAGATCGGAGGCGGCCAGGTTGCCCAGAAACAGGTACATTGCCGAGTGGAACTTGCTGTTTCGGGCCACCGCAATGAGCACCAGAAGGTTTTCCACCACAATGGCGCAACAGAGGATGACGATGAAGGCCGAGGCCACCTGGCGGGAGGTCGTCTCCTGCGTTTCCAGCGTCTCCTTGGTATAATTATAGTGTTCCTGGACCTTGTTGGGGTTCAGGTACTCCGAGTACAAGCTGCCCATGGTGGGGCTCAGAGGCCTGCTGGGGCCATGGGGCTCTCAGAACTGCagagaagacagacagacagacagacaatagGTCAGAGCTGTGGCTGCTACCTGGGCTCTGGCCTCGGATGGGCTGAGATTCAATTTCCTGCTCTGTTACTCTTCAAGGAAGGGCCACATGAATTCAGAATCATCATCATCCCCACTTACAGACAGGAAACCCAGAGAGATTAATTCACTTTCCTAAAGTCTCAAATTTAACCAGCGGCAGGGCCAGAGAGACTGGCTCTGCGGCCTCTATAAGCCCTAGGCTAcgctctttcttatttattttatttatctatattttaaagacaaggtcttgctctgtcattcaggctggagtgcagtggcgcaatcatagctccctgcagccttgaactcctgggctcaagtgatcctcccacctcagcctcccacctcagcttcagctacaagcacatgccaccacgcctggctaattttttttttttttttttttttttttgagatggagtctccctctgttgcccaggctggagtgctgcggcacggtcttggctcactgcaacctcctcctcctgggttcaagtgattctcctgcctcagcttcctgagtagctgggattacgggtacctgccaccaggcccagctaattttttttttatttttagtagagacggggtttcaccatgttggccagcatggtctcgaacttctgacctcatgatccgcctgcctcggcctctcaaagcgctgggattaccagtgtgagccaccgggcccagccgcctggctagtttttttgttttttagagattgggtctcactgtgttgtccaggctggtcctgaactcctggcttcaagcaattctcctcggcctctcaaagcaatgagattacaggtatgaaccatgACATCTTGcctcttttaattttcattattattttctagagatagggtcttgctctgtcacccaggctggagtgcagtggcatgatcatagctcacagttgTCTCtactcctgggttcgagtgatcctACTGaatcagtctcctgagtagctacacgCTTTCAAAGGGAAAGAAGCTCCCCCAAATGGcatgaaaaatataatacttCCAGAAACCTTGCCCACCTACCCAGAGAGCAAGCCCTAGGCAGGTCCTGGAGggtttgtctcttttctggaacACACAGGCGCCTGCGCCCTCATGCTGACCTGGGTCAGGGAGAGTCTCACCACTGATAGCTCCGTGCCCTGCTCATTCATTACCACCCACTAATGCTGGATTTCAGGCTGGGTCTAAGCCTTGAGGCCACGGGTGCTCCCAAGATAAGGTCTTGGGGAGACACCAGGGCGGCCCTGAGATTCAAACATCCCAGAGGTCACACCATCTTCAAGGACACAGACCTTGAAGGCAATCCAGAATTTGCTCCCATTCCACCTCTGAAACACTGGGCAAGTCCCTAGACGCTGTCTCAGCCTGAACCTCCTTATCTGTGCAATGGAGAGAAGAAAGCCCACTTCATGGGGGTGATGGGAAAATCCTTTTAAATGACGCATGAGGCACGTTTAgctcatagtaagcactcaacaaatactGCCAAATGTTATTAGCTCCCCTCTTTCCTCCAGTCCTTTGGGAAGGGAAGGGATGTAAGCCAACCAGACGAGATCTCCAACAGCCTGTTCTCATCAGCACCATCTAGCTCTGCCCTGGGACAGAAGGTCCTGCCGGGATGGGCAGGGCGCTGGCACCCCCTCCCCAGCCAGGATGAAATCCAGATGTGAGGCCCCTGGAACAAACAGGGTGGAGTCCTCACTCTGCAGTCACATCCGGTGTGAGGAAGGCGGGATGTAGGGGGAGTCAGGATGGGAgagaccccatctgggaggtccTGGCTGGGAGGATGGGGCAGCTTTGCTGAAGTCATGTGAGCCGTGAAGGGGTGTGCAGCCCGGGAGGGGGTAAGGCATTTGTTCCATGAAAGCCTGAGTcaccccccaaccccctcccATCCCCCCCCATCGCCACCCACCAAGGAAAACTGAGCCGTGGTGGGAGGGGGCGGGGAGAGGCGCTCCTCGGCAGAGAGGATGAGAGGCAGACACCATGGCCTTCCCCCAGCTTGGGGGTAGGGTTGGGGGGTGTCAGAGGCGCCAGTGCAGTGTATGCCTTTCATGAAGGGAGAGGAAGTTCCAGCCCGTAGCTAaatgggagggaggggggagagtaGGGGGAGTCCTCCCCAGGTCCCTAGAAACACGTCTGGCAAGGACTGTGTGCACCGTTCCAGAAAAGTCTGGTTAGGCCAgttctcctgagcccaggagtgatGGAGGCTTCCGGAGTCACCCAGCCATCTCAGTCCCTGGCCGCCCCCTCCAAGGGGCATCCTGGCCCCTGGCTGGATAGAGGCAGCTGCTCCCCCAGGGCGGAGGGACATCCGTCCTAGTTTGGGAACAGACAAGGGCTTGTGCACGTCCCCGGGGACTGCTGCCCCTCCCAGATAGCCACACAGAGGCCCCTTGTTCCCTTGCTGGACGGAGCCCCGGGCATCTTGATGCCCTCTGCACGCTGCAGCCAGTCCCAGGCAGGCTTGGGCCCAGGCTGCGGCTGGATCAGACACAGCTGATGGGCCGGAAACAGCCCACGCCCTGATTGGCTCATTTTCAATCCAAGGGCACTGAGCAATTTGCCTATTGGCCCGGGCTTTCCATCTTCTGCCTCTGATTGGTCCAGTTGGGGGCGCTCTACGGCCAGCCCTACTGATGGGGTCCTTTATAGGCGACGGGAGCTCAGGCTTTCTAAGGATAGAGTTAATGCTATGTGGACGTCCCTAGGGGGAGTTTGAACCGCAGCCTGACCTCTGGGTCACCCCGACCAGACACCCCCAGGCTGCCCTGGCCTGCTGGGCCCCTCCTGGGGTTCATAAGTGAGAATCAAGGTCCCTTTCCAGGCCTGGGAAGCACGCTGTGCAGTGCAGCCGCCCCCTCTGCTGCTCACCAAGAGATTTGCTGTGGCTTCCTGGAGAAATAAGAAATgtgtttaggccgggcgcagtggctcatgcctgtaatcccagcactctgggaagccgaggcgggcctatcacctgaggtcatgagttcaagaccagcctggccaacatggtaaacccccccctctctactcaaaatacaaaaaa from Pan paniscus chromosome 20, NHGRI_mPanPan1-v2.0_pri, whole genome shotgun sequence encodes the following:
- the S1PR2 gene encoding sphingosine 1-phosphate receptor 2 — encoded protein: MGSLYSEYLNPNKVQEHYNYTKETLETQETTSRQVASAFIVILCCAIVVENLLVLIAVARNSKFHSAMYLFLGNLAASDLLAGVAFVANTLLSGSVTLRLTPVQWFAREGSAFITLSASVFSLLAIAIERHVAIAKVKLYGSDKSCRMLLLIGASWLISLVLGGLPILGWNCLGHLEACSTVLPLYAKHYVLCVVTIFSIILLAIVALYVRIYCVVRSSHADVAAPQTLALLKTVTIVLGVFIVCWLPAFSILLLDYACPVHSCPILYKAHYFFAFSTLNSLLNPVIYTWRSRDLRREVLRPLQCCRPGVGVQGRRRGGTPGHHLLPLRSSSSLERGMHMPTSPTFLEGNTVV